A region from the Aegilops tauschii subsp. strangulata cultivar AL8/78 chromosome 5, Aet v6.0, whole genome shotgun sequence genome encodes:
- the LOC109776740 gene encoding trimethyltridecatetraene synthase — MELPQLASFLGVVLATVLFLKAVLRRRRQYNLPPGPKPWPIIGNLNLIGTLPHRSIHALSKKYGPLMQLQFGSFPVVVGSSVEMAKFFLKTHDVVFTDRPKTAAGRYTTYNYSDITWSPYGAYWRQARKMCLTELFSAKRLESYEYIRREEVLALLGDLYRGGAGAGRVVVLKDYLSTVSLNVITRMVMGKKYLEKEVRDEAGAVITTPEEFKWMIDELFLLNGVLNIGDSIPWLDWMDLQGYIKRMKKLSKMFDRFLEHVVDEHSERRGHEGESFVVKDMVDVLLQFASDPGLEVKLNREGVKAFTQDLIAGGTESSAVTVEWALSELLKKPEVLAKATEELDRVVGRGRWVTEKDMPSLPYVDAIVKETMRLHPVAPMLVPRLSREDTSINGYDIPAGTRVLVMVWSIGRDPELWEAPEEFMPERFLGSRLDVKGQDYELLPFGSGRRMCPGYSLGLKVIQVSLANLLHGFTWRLPDGVELSMEEIFGLSTPRKFPLEAVMEPKLPAHLYVEA, encoded by the exons ATGGAGCTTCCTCAGCTAGCGTCCTTCCTCGGCGTGGTGCTCGCCACGGTGCTCTTCCTCAAGgccgtcctccgccgccgccgccagtaCAACCTCCCGCCGGGCCCCAAGCCGTGGCCGATCATCGGCAACCTCAACCTCATCGGCACGCTCCCGCACCGCTCCATCCACGCGCTGTCCAAGAAGTACGGCCCGCTCATGCAACTCCAGTTCGGGTCCTTCCCCGTCGTTGTCGGCTCCTCCGTGGAGATGGCCAAGTTCTTCCTCAAGACCCACGACGTGGTGTTCACCGACCGCCCCAAGACCGCCGCCGGCAGGTACACCACCTACAACTACAGCGACATCACCTGGTCCCCCTACGGCGCCTACTGGCGCCAGGCCCGCAAGATGTGCCTCACCGAGCTCTTCAGCGCCAAGCGCCTCGAGTCGTACGAGTACATCCGCAGGGAGGAGGTGCTCGCCCTCCTCGGCGACCTGTACCGCGGCGGCGCCGGTGCCGGCCGCGTGGTGGTGCTCAAGGACTACCTGTCCACGGTGAGCCTGAACGTGATCACGCGCATGGTGATGGGCAAGAAGTACCTGGAGAAGGAGGTGAGGGACGAGGCAGGGGCGGTGATCACGACGCCTGAGGAGTTCAAGTGGATGATCGACGAGCTGTTCCTGCTCAACGGCGTGCTCAACATCGGCGACTCCATCCCGTGGCTCGACTGGATGGACCTGCAGGGGTACATCAAGAGGATGAAGAAGCTGAGCAAGATGTTCGACCGGTTCCTGGAGCACGTCGTGGACGAGCACAGCGAGCGGCGTGGGCACGAGGGGGAGAGCTTCGTGGTCAAGGACATGGTGGACGTGCTGCTGCAGTTCGCCAGCGATCCCGGTCTCGAGGTCAAGCTCAACAGAGAGGGCGTCAAGGCTTTCACTCAG GACCTCATTGCTGGCGGCACGGAGAGCTCGGCGGTGACAGTGGAATGGGCCCTCTCAGAGCTCCTGAAGAAGCCAGAGGTGCTTGCCAAAGCCACTGAGGAGTTGGACCGTGTGGTGGGGCGAGGCCGATGGGTCACCGAAAAGGACATGCCGAGCCTTCCCTATGTGGATGCCATCGTCAAAGAAACCATGCGGTTGCATCCAGTAGCGCCGATGCTTGTACCCCGCCTTTCCCGTGAGGACACGTCCATCAATGGCTACGACATTCCTGCCGGCACACGGGTGCTAGTCATGGTCTGGTCTATTGGTCGCGACCCAGAGTTGTGGGAAGCGCCGGAGGAGTTCATGCCGGAGCGGTTCCTCGGCAGCAGGCTCGATGTCAAGGGGCAGGATTATGAGTTGCTTCCATTCGGGTCGGGACGCAGGATGTGCCCCGGGTATAGTCTTGGGTTGAAGGTGATCCAGGTAAGCCTAGCGAACCTCCTGCACGGGTTCACGTGGAGGCTCCCTGATGGCGTGGAGCTGAGCATGGAGGAGATCTTCGGACTGTCCACGCCACGCAAGTTCCCGCTGGAGGCTGTCATGGAGCCCAAGCTCCCAGCTCACCTCTACGTTGAGGCTTGA